From the Labeo rohita strain BAU-BD-2019 chromosome 21, IGBB_LRoh.1.0, whole genome shotgun sequence genome, the window GCTGTTGTGAAGTGCACAGTTTGTCGTCGCTGCGGTTGCTGTGTAAGAGTTTTACGTCGTTGTATGTTGTCTAGTTATGGAGAGCATTGAGCTGTTAAAGCGCTGTTGACAGCCAGTGCCAGTCATGGCTGGTTCGCCTCTGCCTTTGTTATAAACGGGTTTGTGCCGGGCGCGAATTTGCGAATCCTACTATGGGGAAGGTTTGCCTcatgaattttaattaatttgctgACGTTTCTGCGTGAGCGTTCTACAGCGTAACTTCGTTTAATATTCATGGCGAACGCCTTCCCCATAGTATGATTCGTTAATTCGCTTGCTCACCAAATACGCCCTCCCACATGGTAACCAATCAGTTAGCTATGCGGGGCGAACGTCACCGtgcgtgattaatattcatgtcGCAAGCCTTCAAGGTAGTAGGATTCGTGATTCACCGTGCAGTGTGGAACTGGTAAAACTTTGCAATAGGTTGTTTCGCGGGGTATTGTATCCAATAAACGgcttttaaaatggtttactTAGTAGCTTGTAAAAGTCGACATGTCCTCGAAGTGTCAGCTGTGAAAATGGTGATGTGCAAGTCATTGTTCCTCGCCGCTGATAGAGgccattttaatgaatggagtCTGATTGAAGAGAAGCGAGCAGTCAGTGCTTCTCTTCACACGTAACTTGCTTTTAAACTAGTCTCGCGTTTAAATGACGTCTTAATTTAGATATAGTCACTAATTTGTAGCTTTAcggttaaaaataaagtttagtttCTGTCATAAGTTTGCACTTTACAACGCGGAATAAATAAGAATCGTGTTTGAATGCACCGAACAGGTGCGATATATTGAAGTAAACGAAGTAAAAGTTCCATCAACTTATTTTTAAGATAACTTTTTAAAGACAAACCTGCTCGTAATCGATGGTGTATGCTTCGATTGAAGCCATCAGCGTGCACTAATTAAACCTCTTTACCACCTTTTATTGTTAAACAGGGGCAACTCCTTGtggaaaactacattacccatgattctgTTACAAATTTCCACCAATCAAAGAACTGAAAGTTTGCAAATTCTTTAGTGCCTGTCTATGAACCATTTTGAatgcaatgtgtgtgtgtgtatatatattagtgcaataaatgtactgtatagTTAAATACACAAtcttgtaatttaatttttgactttAAATGAAAGCATGTGATGTGATTCACTTTTACCTCAGTTGTTTGATTTGAATCTTTTTATCGATTACTTCAAAATCACTATGGATTTCAGGCAAATGTGAAAATTTATTTCTGGAACCATCGCTGCTAAAAAATTGGGTGGACACTATTGCACTCCATTAAGAGACTCTCTCAGGATGTGATGTGTTTTATTTGTCCTTtcagtaataaatgaaaacagaaatgtttattaaattgtCTGTGTTTCTAGGTGTGGTGATAGCTGAGTGACTTTGTAATAATGGCAAAGGGTGATCCGGGGAAACCCAAGGGCAAGATGTCCGCCTATGCCTATTTTGTGAAGACGTGTCGTGAGGAGCACAACAAGAAGAACCCTGGTGTCACGGTTAACTTCTCTGAATTTTCCAAGAAGTGTTCAGAGAGATGGAAAGTAAGTAGAATCATGAGACGTCTATAAAAACCAATGGAAAAAGAATAAAGACTTCGGGTGGCAGCTTAAAGAAACTgtaatcttttctttttttttttttttttttttttttttttcagactatgTCACCAAAAGAGAAGACTAAATTCGAAGACATGGCCAAACAGGACAAGGCCCGCTATGATCAGGAAATGATGAGTTACAATCCAGGAAAAAAGGGTCGGAAGCAGAAGAAGGACCCTAATGCTCCAAGGCGGCCACCGTATGTGCTTTTTTCCTTTAGAAGGCTCATTTTCATAACTTATTTCACTGATTCTGGATGGAATATGGCCTTAGCTGGTTTAGTtacttaaatgtttcttttttttcctttttccccaGGTCTGGATTTTTCCTGTTCTGTGCAGAGCAAAGGCCCAACATCAAGTCTGAGAACCCCAGTCTGGGCATTGGAGATGTAGCCAAGAAGCTGGGAGAGCTGTGGAACAATCTGTCTGATTCTGAGAAGCAGCCTTTCCTGTCCAAGGccaacaaactaaaggacaagtATCAGAAGGTTGGAGCATGACGTCTCTTAAAATGCTGTTCATGTGGATAGTGGTTGGAAAAATGAAAGAGATTGATTTCTGCTTTGCTGTCACCAGAATATATCTTTTTGAAATGtacttaaatagaaaaataattttaaattgtagtgtTAAATTGGGTGATATAAAGTTATTTGTTTTGTAGTTGTAAAGTTGTCGTGGTTTATTTTCTCAGGACATGGCGGACTACAGAGGAAAGGGAAAAGGAAGCGGAGGGGCATCATCTGCCAAGTCCAAACCCAAGGATGATGACGATGACGAAGATGAAGACGACGAGGAGGAGGACGAAGAAGAGGACGATGATGACGATGACTAAAGAACTTGTTTCTCCTAATTGGGCAGTAAGTTATTTGTTCGCTGCCAATTAGTATCAGTTAAGTCTGGGTCTAAGAGGTCTTGATGTCAAGGCTGCTATAAACTGATCACCAGTAGAGTTGCCCAATGCATGCAAGCTCTGACTTTAGACAACCAAACTCTCTCAATGCTGGGTTTGCTGGTGGTCCTGTTACAGCTTGCTATTAAACTGCAttggcaaaaataaaatatttccacACCGTTCAccaataaacaaagtggtagcagTACATActcttttaaaactatttaaggtggtgtgtttctgtatggctgttgacttagttctgttttattttctactcTCCCAGCTTTCAAAATGCACAATTTGTTGCTATATTTAAGGTTCAGTTCTGTTCGGCCCCATAAGCTTCATGCATCGTTGAAAGGATGTTTGTGAATTGTGGTTGTATTATTCTTTGTGTAATTCTGactgattacattgataattttATGTGTGGAGAGTCTAAGGATATTTTCAGCTTTAACTGGAGACAAGTGATCAAATGTTAAGCTGGGAAAAGCTCTTATTTGCACCTTCAgttgttactttacttttttttttttttttttttttctttttttttatgtctaggTGACACTGTGATTTGAAATAAACAGGCATTTTTAGATCTCAAATGATTCAAGCGACTTTcttatctgcaaaatgttcaatGTAGTGTGTAAATACTTGGGGTATTTGTCAATGTTATCAATAAAAGGATAAATGgtgattttagtatttttatttatttatttatttttttttttaatttaaaaaagagtactcttaatttttattgtcatttcttcttttcatttaattttaactcTAATGCATTGCCTGTGGTGAGCCACTAGATGTCAATGGAGGACACCAATTACATAAACTGTTTAACAACCTAGACAAAGCTGTGAACAAAACCTAAAATTCCTGAATGCAGTGCAGCAAGCTTAATCTTTTCAAATGGCAATAAAAAagagaatgtttttttattccataGCAAAAAGTATCAAAGAGTAAAATCTAAATGTTCTTTACATAACAGGGCTCTATGCTTGCTTTTCTTGTGCTCCTAACTTACGTTCAGGAGCGCAATCAACTTTAGGATCACCtctaatcaataaaaaaaatctgattaaaaaaaaatcatatatatatatatatatatatatatatatatatatatatatatatatatatatatatatatatatatatatataaataaaataaataatttaaatcttttgtaatggTGCTTTTctaacttttaataaagtatATCATCTTATGTcagtttcttttgttttaaaagcttttcaAAATGTCTAAATACAATAGAATAAGAACAAGTTACCTATttaatgaaatcagtattaacaaaattaatttgcactatagaggtggcacagaagaacacaaaagtggcttgtgttttaaatatacattttgaatatagaaatattaaattatttaaataactgaaaaggtACTATAGATATAAGCTAAAACTACCAGAAGGTGGCAGCAAGTCCCTGATTTAATTACTCATTCGATTCGtttgaacggctgattcattcaggaataaagcaagtgactcttttTATAATTGGGAAATTGAGTCATTGACTCGCattgtttaaaaacgcacgttcattcataaatgaaacacggctgtgtttgaatggagatgcgcagcagctcagttgtgactcgtttcaaactattttga encodes:
- the hmgb3b gene encoding high mobility group protein B3b, whose protein sequence is MAKGDPGKPKGKMSAYAYFVKTCREEHNKKNPGVTVNFSEFSKKCSERWKTMSPKEKTKFEDMAKQDKARYDQEMMSYNPGKKGRKQKKDPNAPRRPPSGFFLFCAEQRPNIKSENPSLGIGDVAKKLGELWNNLSDSEKQPFLSKANKLKDKYQKDMADYRGKGKGSGGASSAKSKPKDDDDDEDEDDEEEDEEEDDDDDD